One genomic window of Hydra vulgaris chromosome 03, alternate assembly HydraT2T_AEP includes the following:
- the LOC100198375 gene encoding uncharacterized protein LOC100198375, whose protein sequence is MALIKHSRPLKTMHENFSGDLTKLNDYILNNIIGGKKVHSNISGRRVQQHHYLQLVKNISNISNNQAFILDSDVCNKFMLSISPNGGPYFGGCFLFFFNLPLNYPNAPPLVQCQGHIYHPNIDDDGEVCMSVLDEWRNDSNDLLDCVQGLLNLFHHPNLEDPLSPYFSPNELDKTSFESNVKLSMSGGVIDGVVFDNVLRYDVF, encoded by the coding sequence ATGGCTCTTATCAAACATTCAAGACCATTAAAAACCATGCATGAAAATTTCAGCGGTGATTTAACTAAGCTCAATGATTATATCCTAAACAATATTATTGGTggaaaaaaagttcattctAACATCAGTGGGCGAAGAGTTCAACAACATCATTATTTGCAGttggttaaaaatatttcaaatatatcgAACAATCAAGCCTTCATACTAGATAGTGATGTTTGTAACAAATTTATGCTTTCGATTTCACCAAATGGCGGCCCTTACTTTGGtggatgttttctttttttttttaaccttccTTTAAATTATCCTAATGCACCTCCTTTAGTACAATGCCAGGGGCACATTTATCATCCAAACATTGATGACGATGGTGAAGTTTGTATGAGTGTATTAGATGAGTGGCGTAATGACTCAAATGATTTATTAGACTGCGTTCAGGGTTTATTAAACTTGTTCCATCATCCAAATTTAGAAGATCCTTTGAGTCCATACTTTTCTCCTAATGAGTTGGATAAAACTTCATTTGAATCAAATGTGAAGTTGTCAATGAGTGGCGGTGTAATTGATGGCGTTGTATTTGATAATGTTTTACGCTATGATGTATTTTAG